One part of the Arthrobacter tumbae genome encodes these proteins:
- a CDS encoding DUF6328 family protein produces the protein MIDQGAVGGDKERGETALQRVDRNWLEILQELRVLQTGIQILTGFLLTLPFQSRFTELDSFQIAVYLVLVVLSALITALLLGTVILHRTFFRLRIKEALVRHAHRILRTTMVLVALVLVGTTGLIFDIVLDRTAGTVSAIGLSVTILALWVAVPQVLKRRSMKAVSRGEGPDMR, from the coding sequence ATGATCGATCAGGGCGCGGTGGGCGGGGACAAGGAGCGGGGGGAGACAGCGCTCCAGCGTGTTGACCGGAACTGGCTCGAAATACTGCAGGAACTTCGTGTCCTCCAGACCGGTATCCAGATCCTCACCGGCTTCCTGCTCACACTCCCGTTCCAGTCCCGCTTCACGGAACTGGATTCATTTCAGATCGCGGTATACCTCGTGCTCGTCGTGTTGTCCGCTCTCATCACGGCACTGCTGCTCGGCACGGTGATCCTGCACCGAACCTTTTTCCGATTGCGCATCAAAGAGGCACTGGTGCGCCATGCGCACCGGATCCTGCGTACCACGATGGTCCTCGTGGCCCTCGTCCTGGTCGGTACAACCGGTCTGATTTTCGACATCGTGCTGGACCGGACAGCGGGAACCGTGAGCGCAATCGGTCTCTCCGTGACCATCCTCGCGCTGTGGGTCGCTGTGCCGCAGGTGCTCAAACGACGGTCGATGAAGGCGGTCAGTCGCGGCGAAGGTCCTGATATGCGCTGA
- a CDS encoding M48 metallopeptidase family protein, with protein MRPVSASDSEPYPVEVRRSARRRRTVSVDLRDGVAVVSIPATFTAGQEKQWVERMVAKLHAKSIQPTHSDTGLGERAAELSARFLGGRGAPNSIRWVTNQNSRWGSATPVARAIRLSHKLQGMPDWVVDYVILHEMAHLIEPSHNATFWALLKSYPHTETAKAFLLGAAYAADHGLSGR; from the coding sequence GTGAGGCCCGTCAGCGCCTCGGATTCCGAACCTTATCCGGTGGAAGTGCGCCGCTCGGCCCGTCGCCGCAGAACCGTCAGCGTGGACCTTCGCGACGGCGTGGCGGTCGTTTCGATTCCAGCCACTTTCACCGCAGGACAGGAAAAGCAGTGGGTTGAAAGGATGGTAGCCAAGCTGCACGCGAAGTCCATCCAGCCCACACACTCGGACACCGGACTGGGCGAGCGCGCTGCAGAGCTGTCGGCTCGATTCCTGGGAGGACGTGGAGCGCCCAACAGCATCCGGTGGGTGACCAATCAGAATTCGCGGTGGGGATCGGCCACGCCCGTAGCCCGCGCCATTCGACTGTCCCACAAACTGCAGGGAATGCCGGACTGGGTCGTGGACTACGTGATCCTGCATGAGATGGCTCACCTGATCGAGCCCTCGCACAACGCGACCTTCTGGGCCCTTTTGAAGAGCTACCCACACACAGAAACCGCCAAGGCATTTCTGCTGGGCGCCGCTTACGCGGCGGATCACGGCCTCAGCGGACGTTAG
- a CDS encoding UPF0182 family membrane protein produces the protein MTSGPDRPFGSRPSQPSSSPPRRRGPLVPTLIVLGLLVVGFVYFSQVYADVLWYNQLGFLEVFVTENLSRIGLFVAAFLLMGASVYFSLRIAYRSRPIYAPDSSVQDNLNRYQAQLEPIRRLLMIGIPVVLGAFAGTAASSQWERMLLFFNSEPFGETDPEFGLDIGFYVFTLPFLSFLLGFLVSVIVISAIAGVLTHYLYGGIRLEEKGLFTSKAARTHIAVLAALFLILQGVNYWLDRYSTVISSDGKWAGALYTDVNAVIPTKAILAAAAVIVAVLFIVSAVIGRWRLPVIGTAMLVITAILAGGVYPWVIQRFQVVPSEFSREEPFIERNMEMTRAAYGLDEVQVNDYGVDEVPQEGALNEDGETTANIRLLDPNLVSDAFSQLQQFRQYYQFPEILNVDRYEIDGEIEDTVIAVRELNTAGVPDGWINEHVYYTHGYGVVAAAGSTVEPDGRPEFIQSGIPSTGLLGDESTFEPRIYFGEESPEYSIVGAPDGATPLEIDRPQTEESDQEARSTFVGDGGPQVGNFFNRLVYALKFQSTDLLLSDQVTGESQILYDRDPVDRVEKVAPYLTLDSNTYPAIVDGRVKWIIDGYTTTSDYPYSTQQELQSATVDSLTAEGVATALPAEQVNYIRNAVKATVDAYDGSVDLYAWDDQDPILKAWQKVYPTSLQPFSEMSADLMAHVRYPEDLFKVQRELLARYHVMETQPFYSNNQAWAVPDDPTLEEGEQDVKQPPFYLSLQMPDQESASFSLTTPFIPFVPEGQESRNILYGFLAADGDAGTGEPGVKAETYGTLRLLDSSGQDSAVGPGQAANLFNSDTEVSQELNLLRQGASEVISGNLLTLPIGGGIAYVQPVYVQSSGDSSFPVLRRVLVSFGEQVGFAPTLDEALDQVFQGDSGAVTGDSENVGETPDDPAAPPASEEPTAEPTEAPTTPVEPGTGDPAADLRAALEEANAAIQEGQTALAEGDFAVYGEAQERLDQALQRALDAETRLSEASGGATE, from the coding sequence GTGACATCCGGACCTGACCGGCCGTTCGGCAGCAGACCAAGCCAGCCGTCTTCCTCCCCACCCCGGCGGCGTGGACCGCTGGTACCGACCCTGATCGTTCTCGGTCTGCTCGTCGTCGGCTTCGTGTATTTCTCCCAGGTTTATGCCGATGTGCTCTGGTACAACCAGCTGGGCTTCCTCGAGGTGTTCGTCACCGAGAACCTCTCGCGGATCGGCCTGTTCGTGGCGGCCTTCCTGCTCATGGGTGCCAGCGTCTACTTCAGCCTGCGCATCGCCTACCGTTCACGGCCCATCTACGCTCCTGACAGCAGTGTCCAGGACAATCTGAACCGCTATCAGGCCCAGCTTGAACCGATCCGCAGACTCCTCATGATCGGCATCCCCGTCGTGCTGGGCGCATTCGCCGGAACGGCAGCGTCGTCACAGTGGGAACGGATGCTCCTGTTCTTCAATTCGGAGCCTTTCGGAGAAACCGATCCGGAGTTCGGGCTGGACATCGGGTTTTACGTCTTCACCCTGCCGTTCCTGAGCTTCCTGCTCGGGTTCCTGGTGAGCGTCATCGTCATCAGCGCTATTGCCGGCGTGCTTACGCACTATCTGTACGGAGGCATCCGCCTTGAGGAGAAGGGGCTCTTCACAAGCAAGGCCGCCCGGACGCACATCGCGGTCCTGGCTGCCCTCTTCCTGATCCTGCAGGGCGTCAATTACTGGCTGGACCGGTATTCCACCGTCATCAGCAGCGACGGCAAATGGGCCGGAGCGCTGTACACCGATGTCAACGCCGTCATCCCCACCAAAGCGATCCTCGCCGCGGCCGCTGTCATCGTCGCGGTCCTCTTCATTGTTTCCGCCGTGATCGGCCGGTGGCGCCTGCCCGTGATCGGCACGGCCATGCTGGTCATCACGGCCATTCTCGCGGGCGGCGTGTATCCCTGGGTCATCCAGCGCTTCCAGGTTGTTCCGTCGGAGTTCAGCCGTGAAGAGCCGTTCATCGAGCGCAACATGGAGATGACGCGCGCGGCCTACGGCCTGGATGAAGTGCAGGTCAATGACTATGGGGTGGACGAAGTTCCTCAGGAGGGAGCGTTGAACGAAGACGGCGAGACCACGGCCAACATCCGGTTGCTGGACCCCAACCTTGTGAGCGACGCGTTCAGCCAGCTCCAGCAGTTCCGCCAGTACTACCAGTTCCCCGAGATCCTGAACGTTGACCGCTATGAGATCGACGGTGAGATCGAGGACACCGTTATTGCAGTACGTGAGCTGAACACGGCCGGCGTACCCGATGGCTGGATCAACGAGCACGTCTACTACACGCACGGCTACGGTGTCGTGGCAGCGGCCGGTTCAACGGTGGAACCCGACGGACGCCCCGAGTTCATCCAGTCAGGCATCCCGTCCACAGGCCTGCTGGGGGATGAGAGCACGTTCGAGCCGCGTATTTACTTCGGTGAGGAATCACCGGAATACTCGATCGTCGGTGCTCCCGACGGCGCCACACCACTTGAAATCGACCGCCCCCAGACAGAGGAATCCGACCAGGAAGCGCGGAGCACGTTTGTCGGCGACGGCGGACCGCAGGTGGGCAACTTCTTCAACCGACTGGTGTACGCACTGAAGTTCCAGTCCACGGACCTGCTCCTGTCGGACCAGGTAACGGGTGAATCCCAGATCCTGTATGACCGTGATCCGGTTGACCGTGTGGAGAAGGTTGCCCCGTACCTCACACTGGACAGCAACACCTACCCGGCCATCGTTGACGGCCGCGTCAAGTGGATTATCGACGGTTACACGACTACGTCCGACTACCCGTACTCGACCCAGCAGGAACTGCAGTCAGCCACCGTCGATTCCCTCACCGCGGAAGGAGTCGCCACCGCCCTGCCTGCTGAGCAGGTCAACTACATCCGGAACGCTGTCAAGGCTACGGTCGACGCCTATGACGGCTCGGTGGACCTGTATGCCTGGGATGATCAGGACCCGATCCTGAAGGCGTGGCAGAAGGTGTATCCGACGTCACTGCAACCGTTCAGCGAAATGTCAGCTGATCTCATGGCGCATGTGCGGTACCCGGAGGATCTTTTCAAGGTCCAGCGCGAGCTGCTTGCCCGTTACCATGTGATGGAAACCCAGCCCTTCTACAGCAACAACCAGGCCTGGGCGGTGCCGGATGATCCGACGCTGGAAGAAGGCGAACAGGACGTCAAGCAGCCCCCGTTCTACCTCTCACTCCAGATGCCCGACCAGGAGTCGGCAAGCTTCTCGCTCACCACTCCGTTCATTCCTTTTGTGCCGGAGGGCCAGGAGTCGCGCAATATCCTCTATGGATTCCTCGCGGCGGACGGTGACGCCGGTACCGGTGAGCCCGGTGTCAAGGCGGAAACCTACGGGACTCTGCGGCTACTCGATTCGTCCGGTCAGGACTCGGCTGTGGGACCGGGTCAGGCGGCGAACCTGTTCAACTCGGATACCGAGGTTTCGCAGGAGCTGAACCTGCTGCGCCAGGGCGCCTCCGAAGTGATCAGCGGTAACCTCCTCACGCTGCCCATCGGCGGCGGCATCGCCTATGTGCAGCCGGTGTACGTGCAGTCCTCGGGCGACTCATCCTTCCCCGTCCTGCGGCGTGTACTGGTGAGCTTCGGGGAACAGGTCGGCTTTGCGCCTACCCTGGACGAAGCGCTTGACCAGGTGTTCCAGGGAGATTCCGGCGCAGTAACCGGAGACAGCGAGAATGTCGGCGAGACCCCTGATGACCCGGCCGCGCCGCCGGCATCCGAGGAACCGACCGCGGAGCCCACCGAAGCGCCCACCACCCCGGTGGAACCGGGCACTGGCGATCCGGCAGCAGATCTGCGCGCGGCACTGGAGGAAGCCAACGCGGCGATCCAGGAAGGGCAGACCGCCCTCGCGGAGGGAGACTTCGCAGTCTACGGCGAGGCACAGGAGCGGCTCGACCAGGCACTGCAGCGCGCACTGGATGCCGAGACGCGTCTCTCTGAAGCGTCTGGAGGAGCCACCGAATAA
- a CDS encoding PspA/IM30 family protein — protein sequence MVKQSIFGRIATLAKANINAMLDQAEDPQKMLDQMVRDYSNSIAEAESAVAQTIGNLRMLQEDYNEDRENARNWGNKALAASKKADEYRTSGDAPDAEKFDNLAKVAIQRQITAENEAKGAEPTIASQTEIVEKLKTGLNQMKGKLNELTSKRDELIARSRTAAAQAQVHDAMKSIDFMDPTSEVGRFEEKIRREEARVLGQAELANSSLDSQFESLEDLGEQSEIEARLAALKSGGSGASAPSAIEQGEDSPKY from the coding sequence ATGGTAAAGCAATCAATTTTCGGACGTATCGCGACACTGGCGAAGGCCAACATCAACGCGATGCTGGATCAGGCGGAAGACCCGCAGAAGATGCTCGACCAGATGGTCCGCGACTATTCGAACAGCATCGCCGAAGCCGAGAGCGCAGTAGCGCAAACCATCGGCAACCTGCGCATGCTGCAGGAGGACTACAACGAGGACCGCGAGAACGCCCGCAACTGGGGCAACAAGGCGCTGGCGGCATCGAAGAAAGCTGACGAGTACCGTACCTCGGGCGACGCCCCGGATGCGGAGAAGTTCGACAATTTGGCCAAGGTCGCCATCCAGCGTCAGATCACTGCAGAGAACGAGGCTAAGGGCGCTGAGCCCACCATCGCATCGCAGACCGAGATCGTCGAAAAGCTCAAGACCGGGCTGAACCAGATGAAGGGCAAGCTCAACGAACTGACCAGCAAGCGCGATGAACTCATTGCGCGCTCGCGCACAGCGGCAGCACAGGCGCAGGTGCATGATGCGATGAAGAGCATCGACTTCATGGATCCGACCAGCGAGGTGGGGCGCTTCGAGGAGAAGATCCGCCGGGAGGAGGCCCGCGTTCTCGGCCAGGCGGAATTGGCAAACTCAAGCCTCGACTCACAGTTCGAAAGTCTCGAGGACCTCGGCGAACAGAGTGAGATTGAGGCGCGCCTCGCCGCACTGAAGTCAGGTGGCTCCGGCGCCAGTGCCCCCTCTGCCATTGAGCAGGGCGAGGACAGCCCCAAGTACTGA
- a CDS encoding cryptochrome/photolyase family protein codes for MALTLVWLRDDLRIADNPALHAAAERGDVVVCYVRDEVSEGIRPLGSASRWWLHHSLSALQRALQERGIPLVFRSGRAADVIPQLLTECGADAVFWNRRYVLAERNIDAALKASLGDEGYQVHSFQANLLFEPWEVTTGSGSPYKVFTPFWRACRNRPAPREPLDVPPVLSGPGIDSEDLDEWHLLPGPVDWAGGLRQTWTPGEQTGQALLKRFVTDTVDGYAEARQLPDVEGTSRLSPHLRFGEISPFQVWQFAHAGSTSTTSGDLTVFTQELGWREFCWQLLYHQPQLATENYRPQFNAFPWQQPDPDELDAWHYGRTGFPLIDAGMRQLWDTGWMHNRVRMAVGSFLVKNMMVDWRVGEQWFWDTLVDADPANNAANWQWVAGSGADAAPYFRIFNPVTQSKKFDSDGGYLRRWVPELRAAQNVHEPWTELPAGYPAPLLDLKASRDRALSAYQDLRRD; via the coding sequence ATGGCCCTGACTCTGGTGTGGCTCCGCGACGACCTGCGCATCGCCGACAATCCTGCCCTGCACGCTGCTGCCGAGCGAGGCGACGTCGTCGTCTGTTATGTGCGTGATGAGGTGAGTGAGGGTATTCGGCCCTTGGGCAGTGCCAGCCGTTGGTGGCTCCATCACTCGCTGTCAGCGCTCCAGCGCGCCCTTCAGGAGCGGGGGATTCCGCTGGTGTTCCGATCAGGTCGCGCAGCAGATGTCATCCCCCAGCTCCTCACAGAGTGCGGAGCGGATGCGGTCTTCTGGAATCGCCGGTATGTGCTCGCCGAGAGGAACATCGACGCCGCTCTCAAGGCTTCTCTCGGTGATGAGGGGTACCAGGTGCACAGCTTTCAGGCGAACCTGCTGTTCGAACCCTGGGAAGTGACTACTGGGAGCGGCTCCCCGTACAAAGTCTTCACCCCCTTCTGGCGGGCATGCCGGAATCGGCCGGCACCGCGGGAGCCCCTCGATGTGCCGCCTGTGCTGAGCGGTCCAGGAATCGACTCAGAGGACCTGGACGAGTGGCACCTCTTGCCTGGCCCGGTTGACTGGGCGGGCGGCCTCAGACAGACCTGGACGCCCGGAGAACAGACAGGGCAGGCGCTCCTCAAACGCTTCGTAACCGACACCGTTGACGGATACGCCGAAGCCCGGCAGCTGCCTGACGTCGAAGGAACCAGCCGCCTCTCTCCGCACCTTCGGTTCGGCGAGATCAGTCCATTTCAGGTGTGGCAGTTCGCGCATGCCGGATCCACATCCACCACCTCGGGAGATCTCACTGTCTTCACACAGGAACTCGGCTGGCGCGAGTTCTGCTGGCAGCTGCTGTACCACCAGCCCCAGCTGGCGACGGAAAACTACCGGCCGCAGTTCAATGCCTTTCCCTGGCAGCAGCCGGACCCCGACGAACTTGACGCCTGGCACTACGGGCGCACGGGGTTCCCCTTGATCGATGCAGGAATGCGCCAGCTCTGGGATACCGGCTGGATGCACAACCGGGTGCGCATGGCGGTCGGCTCATTCCTGGTGAAGAACATGATGGTGGACTGGCGTGTGGGCGAGCAGTGGTTCTGGGACACGCTGGTCGATGCGGATCCGGCGAACAACGCAGCGAACTGGCAGTGGGTGGCCGGCTCAGGAGCCGACGCCGCACCCTACTTCCGGATCTTCAACCCGGTCACCCAGAGCAAGAAGTTTGACTCCGACGGCGGTTACCTTCGTCGATGGGTTCCGGAGTTGCGCGCCGCGCAGAATGTCCACGAACCGTGGACGGAATTACCTGCCGGTTATCCCGCTCCGCTGCTGGATCTGAAAGCCTCGCGGGACCGGGCGCTCAGCGCATATCAGGACCTTCGCCGCGACTGA
- a CDS encoding ATP-dependent DNA helicase UvrD2: protein MDGSVEEKILAGLDEEQRAVASQLSGPLCVLAGAGTGKTRAITHRIAYGVHTGVYKPQQVLAVTFTARAAAEMRTRLRDLGAQGVQARTFHAAALRQLQYFWPQAVGGTLPALVDHKAQLIAEASRRLRLSTDRATIRDLAAEIEWAKVSMLTPDTYVESANGRAEPAGMDATTVARLFSAYEDLKVDRNVIDFEDVLLITVGILQEDPKVAATVRAQYRHFVVDEYQDVSPLQQRLLDLWLGEREELCVVGDASQTIYSFTGATSAHLLNFTGRYKQAEVIKLVRDYRSTPQVVNLANSLLAARTAEAGRRGGTGTWATPLQLIAQRPPGPTPTFTECSDDEAEAADVTRRIARLLSDGVPASEIAILYRTNGQSGSYEQALAAAGIGYQLRGAERFFARREVRDSLLQLRAAARAATDDDVPQLVRDVLASLGYTREAPQSSGAVREKWESLAALVSLADELHQARSAQGFTLQDFVAELEERAAAQHAPTVQGVTLASLHSAKGLEWDSVFLVGLSEGLMPISFADTPDGVDEERRLLYVGITRARKHLGLSWSTSRTPGGRASRKPSRFLDGLRPDSGGTRSFRQPTPRRERKVSAPAHCRTCGKVLGSGAERKIGRCSECPANYSEETFEALREWRLHAARETDVPAFVVFTDATLVAIAEARPDSLEKLAQLAGVGPAKLDRYGESVLSVLAQRA, encoded by the coding sequence GTGGACGGTTCGGTCGAAGAAAAGATCCTCGCCGGCCTTGACGAAGAACAACGGGCCGTGGCCTCCCAACTGAGCGGCCCGCTGTGCGTTCTCGCAGGAGCCGGAACAGGCAAGACACGCGCCATCACGCACCGCATCGCCTACGGGGTGCACACAGGCGTGTATAAGCCCCAGCAGGTCCTTGCAGTGACCTTCACCGCGAGGGCTGCCGCCGAGATGCGCACCCGTCTCCGCGATCTCGGAGCGCAGGGAGTTCAGGCACGCACCTTTCACGCCGCAGCACTTCGGCAGTTGCAGTACTTCTGGCCCCAGGCTGTCGGCGGAACCCTGCCGGCGCTTGTCGATCACAAGGCACAACTCATCGCCGAAGCCTCGCGGCGGTTGAGGTTGAGCACGGACCGCGCCACAATCCGCGATCTTGCTGCTGAGATCGAGTGGGCCAAAGTATCCATGCTCACACCGGATACCTATGTCGAGTCCGCGAACGGCCGGGCGGAACCGGCAGGCATGGATGCCACAACCGTGGCCCGCCTGTTCAGTGCCTACGAAGACCTCAAAGTGGACCGCAACGTCATCGACTTCGAGGACGTGCTGCTTATCACCGTCGGCATCCTGCAGGAAGACCCGAAGGTGGCAGCAACAGTGCGCGCGCAATACCGTCACTTCGTGGTGGACGAATACCAGGACGTTTCGCCGCTTCAACAGCGGCTCCTCGATCTGTGGCTGGGCGAGCGAGAAGAGCTCTGTGTCGTCGGCGATGCCAGCCAGACCATCTACTCGTTCACCGGTGCCACCAGCGCGCACCTCCTGAATTTCACCGGCAGGTACAAGCAGGCAGAGGTCATCAAGCTCGTTCGCGACTACCGCTCCACACCACAGGTCGTCAACCTCGCCAACTCTCTGCTCGCGGCGCGCACGGCGGAAGCTGGTCGCCGTGGCGGGACGGGCACGTGGGCCACGCCGCTTCAACTCATTGCACAGCGCCCGCCCGGCCCAACCCCCACCTTCACGGAATGCAGCGATGACGAGGCTGAGGCTGCGGACGTCACCCGCCGGATCGCCCGCCTGCTCAGCGACGGTGTGCCCGCAAGCGAAATCGCGATCCTCTACCGGACCAACGGCCAGTCCGGCTCCTATGAGCAGGCGCTCGCCGCCGCGGGAATCGGCTACCAGCTTCGGGGGGCCGAGCGGTTCTTCGCCCGGCGGGAAGTGCGCGACAGCCTGCTGCAGCTGCGTGCTGCAGCCCGCGCAGCAACAGATGACGACGTCCCCCAGCTGGTACGCGATGTCCTTGCGTCCCTCGGATACACCCGCGAAGCGCCGCAGAGCTCGGGCGCGGTGCGGGAGAAGTGGGAATCACTCGCTGCGCTGGTATCCCTTGCCGACGAGCTTCACCAGGCCCGCTCCGCGCAGGGCTTCACGCTGCAGGATTTTGTCGCCGAGCTCGAAGAGCGGGCAGCCGCTCAACACGCTCCCACCGTTCAGGGTGTGACGCTTGCATCGCTTCACTCGGCGAAGGGCCTTGAGTGGGATTCGGTGTTCCTTGTGGGGTTGAGCGAGGGGTTGATGCCGATCTCCTTCGCAGATACTCCTGATGGGGTCGATGAGGAACGCCGCCTCCTCTATGTCGGTATCACACGGGCGCGCAAGCACCTCGGCCTGTCCTGGTCCACGTCCCGTACCCCGGGAGGCAGGGCGTCACGCAAGCCGTCCAGGTTCCTGGATGGTCTTCGTCCGGATTCCGGCGGCACGCGCTCTTTCCGGCAACCCACGCCCCGTCGTGAGCGCAAGGTATCGGCGCCCGCACACTGCCGCACGTGCGGCAAGGTGCTGGGTTCGGGTGCAGAACGAAAGATTGGGCGCTGCAGTGAGTGCCCGGCGAACTACAGCGAGGAGACGTTTGAGGCACTACGGGAATGGCGTCTGCACGCCGCGCGTGAAACAGACGTCCCTGCCTTTGTCGTCTTCACAGATGCAACGCTGGTAGCCATCGCAGAAGCCCGCCCCGACTCACTGGAGAAGCTCGCGCAACTCGCGGGGGTGGGGCCGGCCAAATTGGACCGCTACGGAGAGTCGGTGCTGAGTGTCCTTGCACAAAGGGCCTAG
- a CDS encoding zinc-dependent metalloprotease — translation MSSNPSNNDDDTPKDPLSEMLERLMGGNMQGMNPQEIAKAAGLPNDPQAMAMMMQQVQAMFSAQSEGPVNWTMARDQARRAAATGGDPSVGSKDQREVDDALRLAEMWLDPVTDFPSTALLGRAWSRAEWVEATMATWKRLTEPVATSIALALSNAITEQMPEEMKSMMGGATSMLQNMGGAMFGMQLGQAVGALSRDVVSSTDIGIPLAENSMALLPANVAAFGQGLDISEYDVRLFLAVREAAHVRLFTQVPWLTGHLLGAIESYARGIHIDMSKIEEVARDIDPSNPESLQSALSEGVFMPERTPAQDTALARLETTLALVEGWVDELTAAATANLDSSIALREVVRRRRATGGPAENAFASLVGLELRPRRLRDAAALWDQVRQERGIDGRDAIWQHPDLLPTPEDLDDPAGFSKRRQLAESADADVDAALEKLLAGGFESPGGEEPTTTDGTDGDTGPTDGPDAEDGDNGPTGKGDDAR, via the coding sequence ATGAGCTCCAATCCGTCGAACAACGACGACGACACTCCCAAGGATCCGCTTTCCGAGATGCTCGAACGCTTGATGGGCGGCAACATGCAGGGCATGAACCCGCAGGAGATTGCCAAGGCAGCCGGGCTGCCCAATGATCCCCAGGCCATGGCGATGATGATGCAGCAGGTCCAGGCCATGTTCTCCGCGCAGTCTGAAGGACCCGTGAACTGGACGATGGCCAGGGATCAGGCTCGGCGCGCCGCTGCGACCGGAGGTGACCCGTCGGTGGGCAGCAAGGACCAGCGCGAGGTCGACGATGCGTTGCGGCTCGCTGAGATGTGGCTGGATCCAGTGACCGATTTCCCGTCCACCGCGCTCCTTGGCAGGGCGTGGTCCCGTGCGGAGTGGGTCGAGGCAACAATGGCAACCTGGAAGCGGCTGACTGAACCCGTGGCCACCAGCATCGCTCTCGCCCTCTCCAACGCGATCACCGAACAGATGCCGGAAGAGATGAAGTCCATGATGGGCGGAGCCACGTCAATGCTTCAGAACATGGGCGGCGCCATGTTCGGCATGCAGTTGGGGCAGGCCGTCGGCGCATTGTCCCGCGATGTCGTGAGTTCGACGGACATCGGCATACCGCTGGCGGAGAACAGCATGGCGCTCCTTCCTGCCAACGTCGCCGCGTTCGGACAGGGCCTGGACATCTCCGAGTATGACGTTCGGCTGTTCCTTGCCGTCCGGGAAGCCGCCCACGTCCGGCTTTTCACGCAGGTGCCATGGCTGACCGGGCACCTTCTCGGGGCGATCGAGAGCTATGCGCGCGGCATCCATATCGACATGTCGAAGATCGAGGAAGTCGCCCGGGACATCGACCCGTCGAACCCCGAGTCACTGCAGAGTGCGCTGTCCGAGGGTGTTTTCATGCCCGAGCGCACACCTGCACAGGATACTGCGCTCGCCCGCCTGGAAACGACGCTCGCGCTCGTTGAAGGCTGGGTCGATGAACTCACCGCAGCCGCTACCGCCAATCTCGATTCATCGATCGCGCTGCGCGAAGTGGTTCGGCGCCGCCGGGCCACAGGGGGGCCGGCGGAAAACGCCTTTGCGTCGCTTGTCGGCCTGGAACTGCGTCCCCGACGGCTCCGCGACGCCGCAGCACTGTGGGACCAGGTGCGTCAGGAGCGCGGAATCGACGGGCGGGATGCGATCTGGCAGCACCCGGATTTGCTGCCAACGCCGGAAGACCTCGATGATCCAGCAGGTTTCAGCAAGCGGCGCCAACTGGCCGAATCCGCCGACGCTGACGTCGATGCAGCGCTCGAGAAGCTGTTGGCTGGCGGGTTTGAGTCCCCGGGGGGTGAAGAACCGACAACGACGGACGGGACTGACGGCGATACCGGCCCGACAGACGGGCCTGACGCAGAGGACGGCGATAACGGCCCGACAGGCAAGGGCGACGATGCCCGCTGA
- a CDS encoding YlbL family protein — protein MKPLTQPLSQDISRPKHDAVKRDPRFTVMSVSGLLALGLGAAAVLLPSPYVVESPGPTFNTIGQINGEPLITVEGRETYPTDGALDLTTVFVAGGPGQTISVFDAFRAWADPAQAVTPRELVYPPDVSESDIEEQNAEAMTSSQESAVAAALAHLEIPYGETLSVVGFAPDSAAEGILEEGDQLTRIDGETIESLEPLKEALNAAAGEGVEITVTRNGATVVESVEPLLGESGDYQLGVFLMSEFQFPFEVDIALNNVGGPSAGTMFALGIVDTLTEGQLTGGRHFAGTGTIDSSGAVGPIGGIRQKLAGARDAGAEVFLAPAANCTEVVGHIPDGLRVVRVETLEDAVTAVRTLGEGNDDGAQLATCEDPA, from the coding sequence GTGAAACCGTTGACCCAGCCGCTTTCCCAGGACATCAGCCGGCCAAAGCACGACGCCGTGAAAAGGGACCCCCGCTTTACCGTCATGTCGGTATCGGGGCTGCTCGCGCTGGGCCTCGGAGCGGCCGCTGTCCTGTTACCGTCTCCCTACGTTGTCGAGTCGCCCGGTCCCACCTTCAACACCATCGGTCAGATCAACGGGGAACCGCTGATCACCGTCGAAGGCAGGGAAACCTATCCGACCGACGGGGCACTGGATCTGACAACCGTTTTCGTGGCTGGAGGCCCAGGGCAGACCATCAGCGTTTTCGACGCCTTCCGCGCCTGGGCGGATCCTGCGCAGGCGGTCACGCCCCGCGAATTGGTCTACCCGCCGGACGTCTCGGAGTCTGACATTGAGGAGCAGAACGCCGAGGCGATGACATCCTCGCAGGAATCTGCAGTGGCGGCCGCGCTTGCCCACCTTGAGATCCCCTACGGGGAAACGCTCTCGGTCGTAGGCTTCGCGCCGGATTCGGCTGCTGAAGGCATCCTTGAGGAAGGCGACCAACTCACCCGTATCGATGGCGAGACGATCGAGTCGCTGGAGCCGTTGAAGGAAGCGTTGAATGCGGCGGCCGGAGAAGGCGTTGAGATCACGGTGACGCGGAACGGTGCAACGGTGGTGGAGTCCGTGGAGCCCCTGCTGGGGGAGTCCGGAGACTATCAGCTCGGTGTTTTCCTGATGTCCGAGTTCCAGTTCCCGTTTGAGGTGGACATCGCCCTGAACAATGTCGGCGGTCCGTCAGCCGGAACGATGTTCGCTCTCGGGATCGTCGACACGCTGACGGAGGGGCAGCTCACCGGCGGGAGGCACTTCGCCGGAACCGGAACGATTGACTCATCCGGCGCCGTCGGCCCCATCGGAGGGATCCGCCAGAAGCTGGCCGGCGCGCGTGACGCGGGTGCCGAGGTATTTCTCGCGCCGGCGGCAAACTGCACTGAAGTAGTCGGCCATATTCCGGACGGTCTTCGGGTGGTCCGTGTCGAAACCCTCGAGGACGCGGTCACGGCTGTCCGGACGCTGGGAGAAGGGAATGACGACGGCGCGCAGCTCGCAACGTGTGAGGACCCCGCCTAA